One Sphingomonas endolithica genomic window, GCCATTCATCGGCGACGCCATACCTACGATCTGCAATATCCCTTCGGGCCCTGGCTGGCGGCGATTGCCAAGAACAAGTGGATCGACCAGTTGCGCAGCCTGGCGCGGCGGCCGATCGAAGAGTTGTCGGAAGACATTCCGGTCGGCGACCATGAGGCGTCGGTGATCAGCAGTTCCGTGCTCGCCAGCCTTCTCGAGGAACTCCGCCCCGCACAGGCTCAGGCCATCCTGCTGGTCAAGGTGCAGGGCTACAGTGTCGACGAAGCCTCGTTCCAGATCGGGCTCTCCCCGTCGGCCGTGAAGATGAACATCCACCGTCGCCTCGCTCGCCTCACGGCATTGATTGAGAAGTCCCCCGATGTCGAATGAAGCCTTGATCTTCGATCTGTCGTCAGACCTGCCGCCGGTCCGGCGCCGCAGCATGGTGCGTGAAGGCGCGCTTCTCTTTGCGCTTTGCGGTGCGGAACTGGCGCTTGTTCTCGCCCTGGGCGTAATGCGGCCGGACATAAACCACATGATCGGATCGCCGTATCTGGTGTGGAGAGTGGGGAGCCTCGGACTTCTGGCCATGACCGCCTGCGTGCTTGCGGTCCGATCATTTTCGCCCACGGCGC contains:
- a CDS encoding sigma-70 family RNA polymerase sigma factor, encoding MEAAQNGHGGAYRRLLGEASVWLKRYFERRLPPGDVDDAVQETLLAIHRRRHTYDLQYPFGPWLAAIAKNKWIDQLRSLARRPIEELSEDIPVGDHEASVISSSVLASLLEELRPAQAQAILLVKVQGYSVDEASFQIGLSPSAVKMNIHRRLARLTALIEKSPDVE